TCGTTTCGAACAACGTGGCCAATGCCAACACCACGGGCTATACCCGCGAGGTTCCTGTCTGGCAGATGGCTGACTCGATCCAGATCAACGGCATCACCTATGGGGACGGCGTCAACATGACCGGCCCGCAATCGCAGCGCAGTCCTGTTCTGCAACAGAGCCTCGACCAGCAAACCCAGGCCCAGAGTGACTCCGCGGCGAGGTTGTCGGCATTGCAGCAGGTGCAGGGTGTTTTCAGCAGCAGCATCTCGACCAGTTCCAGCTCAACGAGTTCCACCGTCGGAATCTCGCAGGACCTGTCAAGCTTCTTTTCGGCATGGAGTGCTCTCGAAGCGAATCCTACACAGACTTCGCTGCGCCAGGGGGTGCTTTCCGCCGCGGCCAACCTCACATCCGACTTCAACTCGGCGGCTCAACAATTGTCTTCGCAGGCGGCTTCGGTCGATCATCAAAGCGCGGGGCTGGTCACGCAGATCAACAACCTCACTGCTCAGATCGCAAAACTCAACACGCAGATCAGCAGCCAGAGCCCCAACAGCGATGCGGGCTCTCTCGAAGACGCGCGCGCCACGGCCATTTCCCAGTTGAGCGCGCTTGTTGGCGTCAACCAGATTCAAAACCAGGGCAATTCGCTCACGCTGACGACTACCTCTGGCGCTGTGCTGGTGTCCGGCAGTCAGAGCTTTGCGCTCAGCTCGGGACTGGTCAACGGCGTGACACATTTCTTCGACTCCAACAACAATGACATCACAGCCGGGCTGACCGGCGCAGGTGGGTCGCTGGGCGGATTGCTGACCGTGCGCGATCAGGATATTCCGCAGATGCAGAGCGCGCTCGACACCCTGGCCTATAGTCTCGGATCGGCGGTGAACACCCAGAATGAAGCGGGTTCCGATGCCAGCGGCAATCCCGGCACCGCAATTTTCTCGCTGCCCACCAGCGCCACCGGTGCGGCCACGCAGATCTCGGTGATCATGACGGACCCCAACAAGGTGGCAGCGGCTGCTTCTGGTGACGGTTCGCAGAATGGATCGAATGCAACGGCGGTAGCGAATCTGGCAACCCAGCAGATTGTCAGTGGCGACACGCCAACCAATTACTACTCTGCATTTATGACGAGTCTCGGCTCTCTGGTCTCCGATGTGCAATCGCAGAATTCGTTCCAGCAGGCCTCGGTGACGCAATTGCAAAATCAGATTGGATCACTATCCGGCGTGAGTCTGAATGAAGAGGCGGCTTCGCTCGAAACTCTGGAGCAGGCTTACCAGGCAGCATCGAAGACGTTCACCGTACTCTCGAACGTCATGACCGCGGCGCTCAATCTTGGCGTGAGCACCAGCTACGCATAAGTCCTATCAATCAAGGAGGAGAACGATGCGAGTCAATCCGCAATATCTAAACAACGTCGCGGCTGCCATCGATCAGACCACATCGGTGCAGCAACAACTGACCGAAGAGTTGTCAAACGGCACCAGCATTCAACAGTTGAGCGACAACCCATCGGCTGTGGGCGAGAATGTTTCCCTGAACTCCGCCATCAGCTCCGATGTGCAATACCAGCAGACGGCTTCCTCTGCACAAGGCATGCTGCAGGTGACAGACTCAGCTCTCGGCAGCGTGGTCACGCAACTGACCTCGGCCATTTCGCTGGCGACCGAGGGCAACAATGGCACGCTGAATCCATCGAATGAACAGGCCATCGCCACACAGCTTTCCGGCATTCGCGATGAGGTACTTTCGCTTGCCAATACCAGCTATCTGGGGCAGTATGTCTTCTCCGGCAGCGTCAATACCGAGCCCTTTACGTTGAATAGCTCTACGTCGCCCGCGACGGTCACTTACAACGGAGACAGCGCGGTGAACACGATGACCACGCCCGATGGCCAGTCGATTTCACTCAATCTGCCGGGGAATCAGGTCTTCACGGCTTCGGGTGGCAACGTTCTGGGGTCGCTGAATCAGCTGATTTCCGATTACAGCAGCAACAATATTACAGCCGCGCAAAATGATATCGGACAGTTGAGCCAGGCGCTCAATTATGTGAGCGAGCAGCGAGTAGCGATTGACAACTCACTATCGCGCATCACGGCGACTTCCACCTATGCGCAAACGCAGTCCACGCAGTTGCAGTCTACGCAGACCAATCTGATGCAGGCCGATGTCGCCGGCCTTTCGGTGCAACTCAAAAATGCCGAAACGCAACAAGCGGCTCTGTCCCAGGTCTTCTCCTCGCTCGGAAGCAACTCCTTGTTCAACGATCTGACTCATTGATGCTGAGTTGTGCCGGCGCTGCTGCCACAAAGATGCGCAGGTCCCGCAGGTTATTCCCTGTGGGGCCTGTCACAATGCTGTCTCCAATGGCGGTGAAGAGAGGGCAGGCGTCAAAGTGGCGGCGATGCGCTTCGGGATCAAAATTCTGCTGTCGCGCCCGCGCCAGCGTCGTCGTATCGGCCATGGCTCCAGCGGCCGGGCTGTTGCCATCGACTCCATCTGACCCGGCGCTCAGCACCACCATCGGCAGCCCTTCAAAACGAGCCAGATCAAAGGCACAGGTGAGGGCGAACTGCTGGTTGCGTCCGCCGCAGCCATGCTCGACCGGAAGCTTGACACTGAGTTCGCCGCTTGAAATCAGGCATGTCTTGGAAGACTCCAGCCGCAGGGTGTGAAAGCGATCCAGCAGGTAGCGGCTGGCGGCTTCATAGTCCCAGTCGTCGCAACTGTTATCGACGGTGACTGCATATCCCAGGTCTTCAGCAGCCCTCTGCGCTGCGTCCACAAAGTCGTGATTCGAAAGCAGCACGCGGAAATCCGCATTGTGAAAAGCCACGTCTTCTGCGGAGGGTGGCAGGGGCCATTCGCCCGCGCGCAGTTCTTCAAAGAAGCGTCTCACGCTCGCAGGGAAGACCTCAAGCAATTGATAGCGCTCCAGCACCTCTTCGCAGGCGGCGAGCGGTGTCTGATTCGGCAGCGTTGGAGAAGAGGCCACGGCTTCCATTTCCCGCAGCGGAACATCGGCCAGCAAAAGCGTTAGCTTGTCACAGCCGCCCGCTGCTTGTGCCAGACGGCCCCCTTTGACTCCCGAGAAAAAGCGCCTTACTGTATTGACTTCACTGATGGTCGCACCACAGGCCACGAGCGTTTCATGAAAGGCCCGGATATCCTCCATCGGTATCTGCTTATCCAGAGCCGTCTCCAGCATGGCTGAGCCGCCGCCACTGATCAGATACAGAACGAAGCTGTCTTTCCTGATCTTGCGAAGAATGTCGAGGGCTTCACGGCCTGCTGCAAGCGAATCCTGATTGGGCAACGGATGGCCGCCCGTAAAGAATTTGAAATGGCGATATTTGATCTCCGTGGGCTCCGGGCTGGAGCAAAGACCGCGAACATCGATGCCATCGGGAATGCGCTGCATCAGCGCAGCCAGCATGCTGGCTCCGGCCTTGCCAAATGAAATGACGATCAGGCGCTTGTAATCATCCAGATCAATTCGCCTGGTGTTGCCCTCGCCATCGTCATCCAGCACGAGAGTCTTGCCCTCAAAGTGCAGGTGACGCTCAAAGGCGCGATCAATATCACAGGCCGCCAGCGCGTCTTCAAAAATAGAAAGAGCCTGCTGCTGAAGCTCATCGATCGCGTTCATGTCTGCATCCTAAAAGAAATTTGCGTTTGTCCATTCAGCAATTGCGTCGCGCACCTGGTCGAGTTTGCCCACAAAAAAATGATCGGCATCTTCTATCCATACGAGTTCCGCGGGAGGTTTTGCATTGGCAATCACCGCAGTCACTTGTTCCTGAGGCCCATACTGGTCGCGTGTTCCGCTAATGAAGAGCTTCGGTTGAGGGCACTCCCGCAAAAATTCATAGGAGTAGTCGCGTCCCTCCGCATGCACCGGCAGGCCAAGCCCGACCAGTCCGCGCACGCGCGCATCTCCGCAGCAGACGCGCAGGCCGACGAAGGAACCGAACGAAAATCCGGCAAACAGAATCGGTCGCGAAAACTCATTCTGCAGCCAATCCAGAGCGGCGCGCACATCATCCTGCTCGCCGCGTCCATGATCGTGTTCGCCCTCGCTGAGACCGGTGCCGCGAAAGTTGAAGCGCAGCACCGGCAACCCCAGGCTCTGAAAGGCTTTGGCCGTGTGATACACCACTTTGTTGTGCATGGTGCCGCCGCCCAGCGGGTGCGGATGGCAGACCAGCGCCGCATAGGGCGCATCCGGCTGGCCCGCATTCAGCAAGGCTTCCAGGCGTCCGGCAGGGCCGCGCAGCGTTTCGATGGTGCGAAGAGGAGAGGTGTCCGACGATGATTGCATAGTCCCTGTTTAATGTACCGCCCTCGCACTCAGGTATGCTGAAATTCGCATGGATATCGATCCCGTAAACCTCACGCGCCAGTTGATTGACATGGAATCCACCACCTTTCACGAAGGTGCGGTGGGCGAATTTATCGCGAACTATCTTGAGGAACGCGGTTTCCTGGTCGAGCGCACCGCCGTCGCGCAGCCCGAGGGCAGCCAGTCGCAGGATCCACGCTGGAACGTCTACGCCGCAGCGCAGAGTACGGCCCCGGTCGTGACGCTCTCCACGCACATGGATACCGTGCCCCCATATTTTGCTTCGCGCGAAGACGACGAGTTCATCTATGGTCGTGGCGCCTGTGACGCCAAGGGCATCATGGCCGCGCAGATTGTGGCAGCCGAGCGGCTGCGCGCTCTGGGCGTGCCTGTGGCGCTGCTGTTCGTCGTCGGCGAGGAGCGCGACTCTGCCGGCGCAAAGGCCGCCAACCAGAATCCGCGCGGCAGCAAATTCCTCATCAATGGCGAGCCCACCGACAATCGCGTCGCCATTGCCTCCAAGGGAACGCTGCGGGCCGCCGTGCGCGCGAAGGGCAAGATGGCGCACTCTGCTTATCCTGAGCTGGGCGACAGCGCCATTCACAAGCTCGTTCCCGTGCTCGATCGCATGTTAGAGATCGATTTGCCCGTGAACCCGGAGATAGGCCCGAGCACGCTCAACATTGGATTGCTCGAAGGCGGCCGCGCGCCCAACGTGATTGCCGACCACGCCGAAGCGCAGGTCATGGTGCGTCTCGTGGGCGACTCGCAAAGCACCAAGGCCGCGTTGGAGCAGGCCGCCGAAGGCCGCGCCGAAGTCGTCTATACGCTCGAAATTCCTTTCCAGAAATTGCGCACTCTTGAAGGCCTGCCGACGATGATCGCCGCCTTCACCACCGATGTTCCGTGGCTCTCCGCCTGGGGAGAACCCGTGCTTCTTGGGCCGGGCTCCATTCACGTGGCGCACACCTACGATGAGAAGCTCTCGAAGCGCGAGTTGCACGAGGCGATTGATCTCTATGTGGAAGTTGCGCAGCGGCTTGCCTCCGAAGTGTGAGGCTTCTGCTGTAAGCGGCGCGAGTGCGGCAGGGCAGCTTCGTTATCCTGAAAGGGATGACTGACACGCTCAACGCTCTCGCCCACTCCTCCTCTGCTTACCTGCGCTCTGCCATGCACCAGCCGGTTCGGTGGCATAGCTGGGGCGACGACGCCTTTGCGCTGGCGGCGCAAGAGGACAAGCCCGTATTGCTGGACATCGGCGCGGTCTGGTGCCACTGGTGCCATGTCATGGACCGCGAGTCCTACGAGAATCCAGCCATCGCCGCGGTGATCAACGAGCACTTCATCGCCATCAAGGTAGACCGCGACGAACGCCCTGATGTCGATAGCCGTTACCAGGCCGCCGTGCAGGCCATGGCCGGCCAGGGCGGATGGCCGCTCACGGCAATTCTCACGCCTGAAGGCAAGCCGTTTTTCGGCGGCACCTATTTCCCTCCGGAGGACCGCTATGGCCGCCCCGGCTTTGAGCGCGTGCTGCGCAGTCTCGCCGATGTGTGGCAGAACCGCCGCGGAGAAGCTCTGGAGACCGCCAACAGCGTGCTTGGCGCCATCGAGCATGGCGAATCCTTTGCCGGACGGTCGGGCACGCTGTCGATCAGCATCGTTGAAAAGCTGGTGAGCAGCGCCGTGCAGCAATTTGACGCGCGCTATGGCGGCTTTGGCTCGCAGCCCAAGTTCCCGCATCCATCCGCGATGGACATGCTCATCGACACAGCCTCGCGCACCGGCAACGAGCGTGTGCGCGAGGCGGCGACCGTCACCCTCCGCAAAATGGCCGCTGGAGGTGTGTACGACCAGCTTGCCGGCGGATTCCACCGCTACTCGGTGGACGAGCAGTGGATCGTGCCGCACTTCGAGAAGATGCTTTATGACAACGCGGGCCTGCTCTCAAACTATGTGCATGCCTTCCAGAGCTTTGTTGAGCCTGAATTCGCGGCCGTCGCCGTCGACATCATCCGCTGGATGGACGAATGCCTCAGCGACCGCGAGCGCGGCGGCTTTTATGCCTCGCAGGATGCCGACATCAATCTCGACGATGACGGAGACTACTTCACCTGGACACTCGCCGAGGCTCGCGCCGTGCTCAGCAACGAAGAGCTCGCCGTAGCCGCTTCCTACTTCGACATTGGCGAAATGGGAGACATGCATCACAACCCGCAAAAGAATGTGCTCCACTCGAAGCGCACGCTGGCCGAGGTCGCCGCCGCACTGAGTCTGAGCGCAGAAGAGGCGCAGAAAAAACTGGATTCCGCAAAGTCAAAGCTGCTGGCTGCGCGCCGCGAACGTC
The DNA window shown above is from Acidobacterium capsulatum ATCC 51196 and carries:
- the flgK gene encoding flagellar hook-associated protein FlgK codes for the protein MASIGTAFNIATGALEADQAALSIVSNNVANANTTGYTREVPVWQMADSIQINGITYGDGVNMTGPQSQRSPVLQQSLDQQTQAQSDSAARLSALQQVQGVFSSSISTSSSSTSSTVGISQDLSSFFSAWSALEANPTQTSLRQGVLSAAANLTSDFNSAAQQLSSQAASVDHQSAGLVTQINNLTAQIAKLNTQISSQSPNSDAGSLEDARATAISQLSALVGVNQIQNQGNSLTLTTTSGAVLVSGSQSFALSSGLVNGVTHFFDSNNNDITAGLTGAGGSLGGLLTVRDQDIPQMQSALDTLAYSLGSAVNTQNEAGSDASGNPGTAIFSLPTSATGAATQISVIMTDPNKVAAAASGDGSQNGSNATAVANLATQQIVSGDTPTNYYSAFMTSLGSLVSDVQSQNSFQQASVTQLQNQIGSLSGVSLNEEAASLETLEQAYQAASKTFTVLSNVMTAALNLGVSTSYA
- a CDS encoding flagellar protein; protein product: MRVNPQYLNNVAAAIDQTTSVQQQLTEELSNGTSIQQLSDNPSAVGENVSLNSAISSDVQYQQTASSAQGMLQVTDSALGSVVTQLTSAISLATEGNNGTLNPSNEQAIATQLSGIRDEVLSLANTSYLGQYVFSGSVNTEPFTLNSSTSPATVTYNGDSAVNTMTTPDGQSISLNLPGNQVFTASGGNVLGSLNQLISDYSSNNITAAQNDIGQLSQALNYVSEQRVAIDNSLSRITATSTYAQTQSTQLQSTQTNLMQADVAGLSVQLKNAETQQAALSQVFSSLGSNSLFNDLTH
- a CDS encoding glycerate kinase type-2 family protein — encoded protein: MNAIDELQQQALSIFEDALAACDIDRAFERHLHFEGKTLVLDDDGEGNTRRIDLDDYKRLIVISFGKAGASMLAALMQRIPDGIDVRGLCSSPEPTEIKYRHFKFFTGGHPLPNQDSLAAGREALDILRKIRKDSFVLYLISGGGSAMLETALDKQIPMEDIRAFHETLVACGATISEVNTVRRFFSGVKGGRLAQAAGGCDKLTLLLADVPLREMEAVASSPTLPNQTPLAACEEVLERYQLLEVFPASVRRFFEELRAGEWPLPPSAEDVAFHNADFRVLLSNHDFVDAAQRAAEDLGYAVTVDNSCDDWDYEAASRYLLDRFHTLRLESSKTCLISSGELSVKLPVEHGCGGRNQQFALTCAFDLARFEGLPMVVLSAGSDGVDGNSPAAGAMADTTTLARARQQNFDPEAHRRHFDACPLFTAIGDSIVTGPTGNNLRDLRIFVAAAPAQLSINESDR
- a CDS encoding alpha/beta hydrolase — protein: MQSSSDTSPLRTIETLRGPAGRLEALLNAGQPDAPYAALVCHPHPLGGGTMHNKVVYHTAKAFQSLGLPVLRFNFRGTGLSEGEHDHGRGEQDDVRAALDWLQNEFSRPILFAGFSFGSFVGLRVCCGDARVRGLVGLGLPVHAEGRDYSYEFLRECPQPKLFISGTRDQYGPQEQVTAVIANAKPPAELVWIEDADHFFVGKLDQVRDAIAEWTNANFF
- a CDS encoding M20/M25/M40 family metallo-hydrolase, producing the protein MDIDPVNLTRQLIDMESTTFHEGAVGEFIANYLEERGFLVERTAVAQPEGSQSQDPRWNVYAAAQSTAPVVTLSTHMDTVPPYFASREDDEFIYGRGACDAKGIMAAQIVAAERLRALGVPVALLFVVGEERDSAGAKAANQNPRGSKFLINGEPTDNRVAIASKGTLRAAVRAKGKMAHSAYPELGDSAIHKLVPVLDRMLEIDLPVNPEIGPSTLNIGLLEGGRAPNVIADHAEAQVMVRLVGDSQSTKAALEQAAEGRAEVVYTLEIPFQKLRTLEGLPTMIAAFTTDVPWLSAWGEPVLLGPGSIHVAHTYDEKLSKRELHEAIDLYVEVAQRLASEV
- a CDS encoding thioredoxin domain-containing protein; this encodes MTDTLNALAHSSSAYLRSAMHQPVRWHSWGDDAFALAAQEDKPVLLDIGAVWCHWCHVMDRESYENPAIAAVINEHFIAIKVDRDERPDVDSRYQAAVQAMAGQGGWPLTAILTPEGKPFFGGTYFPPEDRYGRPGFERVLRSLADVWQNRRGEALETANSVLGAIEHGESFAGRSGTLSISIVEKLVSSAVQQFDARYGGFGSQPKFPHPSAMDMLIDTASRTGNERVREAATVTLRKMAAGGVYDQLAGGFHRYSVDEQWIVPHFEKMLYDNAGLLSNYVHAFQSFVEPEFAAVAVDIIRWMDECLSDRERGGFYASQDADINLDDDGDYFTWTLAEARAVLSNEELAVAASYFDIGEMGDMHHNPQKNVLHSKRTLAEVAAALSLSAEEAQKKLDSAKSKLLAARRERPTPFIDTTIYTSWNALAISAYLQAARVLDLPHARTFALLTLDRILREAWSETSGLSHVVAYADGKSPAAWVAGVLDDYAFLTDACLEAWESTGDRKYYDAAAQIADAMIARFYDQTSGAFFDTEIQGSKLGALAARRKPLQDTPTPAGNPAAASALLRLASLSGEKRHAELAEDTLEAFAGVVEHFGLYAGTYGLALLRFLLPPAQIIVAGDGPRARELAAMAVARYAVNKSVVQFDAAQLAVENLPPALAETLPHLSGFTEPVALVCQGMSCQPPITEPQALLEALHSAV